From the genome of Hallerella porci, one region includes:
- a CDS encoding TrkH family potassium uptake protein, protein MLLSRYKDIPMTKSVVKKKSSNPMLFLIKAYAVLIVLGTILLKCPFSLEKDLSVIDAFFTATSAVCVTGLSVIDIGTVLSPTGLWILAALIQIGGLGIMTFSTAILLLSGIRPGFNQQALFKSGFTSQDDIEPKKILIAILPFTFVIEGLGTTALFTQFDHLPMDQRILYSVFHSISAFCNAGFSPFANSLCDYQFNHVVNIVTMLMVVAGGIGFLSMSEIKNLFDFHTRTIQKISLHTKIILLTTAIISIVELLFVLLLEWNGALAGLDFGEKLISGLFISFSSRTAGFNTFDMLTLRETTIIIIIISMFIGASPGSCGGGIKTSTAAVIAILGFNRLLGREKTQVLNRTIPEETVSKSVRIFIVYIVLSLVGTLILLLTEYPGASAGSSESHLLYVFFEVTSALSTCGLSLGLTPELSSFGRIFICIFMFVGRMGALLLISAVVKKRETGAWYAEEDIMVG, encoded by the coding sequence CTATTTCTCATCAAAGCCTATGCGGTTTTGATCGTGCTCGGAACGATTCTTTTAAAGTGTCCTTTTTCACTCGAAAAAGATTTATCCGTCATCGATGCATTTTTTACAGCGACTTCGGCGGTATGCGTTACCGGACTTTCGGTCATCGATATCGGAACTGTCCTATCCCCGACGGGACTTTGGATTTTAGCTGCGCTGATTCAAATCGGCGGTCTCGGTATCATGACATTTTCTACGGCGATTCTTCTTCTCTCAGGAATTCGCCCCGGTTTTAACCAACAAGCGCTTTTCAAATCCGGCTTTACCTCGCAAGATGACATTGAACCGAAGAAAATTTTAATCGCCATTCTTCCTTTTACCTTCGTCATCGAAGGGCTTGGAACGACAGCGTTATTTACGCAATTTGATCATCTCCCGATGGATCAGCGGATTCTTTATTCCGTTTTCCATTCCATTAGCGCTTTTTGCAACGCAGGATTTTCTCCGTTCGCCAATTCCCTCTGCGATTATCAATTCAATCATGTCGTAAACATCGTGACGATGCTCATGGTCGTTGCAGGCGGTATCGGTTTCCTTTCGATGTCCGAAATCAAAAATCTCTTCGACTTTCACACCCGTACGATTCAGAAAATTTCATTGCACACAAAAATTATTTTGCTGACTACGGCGATTATTTCTATTGTGGAATTATTGTTTGTCCTTCTCTTAGAATGGAACGGTGCGCTCGCCGGGCTTGACTTTGGCGAAAAATTGATTTCTGGACTTTTCATTTCGTTTTCTTCTAGAACCGCAGGCTTCAACACATTTGATATGCTCACCCTCCGCGAAACGACGATTATCATTATCATTATTTCGATGTTCATCGGCGCAAGCCCCGGAAGCTGTGGCGGCGGCATTAAAACATCTACAGCCGCTGTGATTGCTATTCTCGGATTTAATCGCCTTCTCGGCCGCGAAAAAACGCAGGTTTTAAACCGCACCATTCCCGAAGAAACCGTGAGCAAATCCGTGCGAATTTTCATCGTTTACATTGTCCTTTCGCTGGTTGGAACATTGATTTTACTTCTCACCGAATATCCGGGCGCTTCGGCGGGCTCATCGGAATCGCACTTGCTTTATGTTTTCTTCGAAGTGACAAGCGCACTTTCGACTTGCGGACTTTCTCTCGGATTAACTCCAGAACTTTCCTCGTTTGGACGCATCTTTATTTGTATTTTCATGTTTGTAGGTCGTATGGGAGCACTGCTCCTCATTTCTGCGGTTGTAAAGAAAAGGGAAACCGGTGCTTGGTATGCAGAAGAAGATATTATGGTAGGTTAA